One window of Catharus ustulatus isolate bCatUst1 chromosome 3, bCatUst1.pri.v2, whole genome shotgun sequence genomic DNA carries:
- the LOC116993335 gene encoding acrosin-like: MGQPQFLASSQVLARTDAHPKGCPGLLWTCGLRTLPHAYFPMGNYYGSGMSRIVGGADALPGAWPWIVSIQHPWVRDLKHLCGGSLIGHQWVLTAAHCFDEVTDITLLYVVIGATQLTQPGPGAQVRHINQVLIHSYYNSENLRYDIALVELDRPVQCSPYIQLACVPDATLRVSELQDCWIAGWGSTVKRAPKASDRLQEAKVRLIDLQLCNSSRWYAGKIHPHNLCAGYPQGKIDSCQGDSGGPLMCQEKNSDYWWVIGITSWGKGCGRARRPGVYTSTQDFYDWILYLMSLNPEGISSPTSRACSHYLITSHPWSHYITTPQPPQKPWSRPTSSLKPMPVPTTLGKVNSCPFPINILVEFFTQVRKLLQQIFGQSTS; this comes from the exons ATGGGGCAGCCTCAGTTCCTTGCCAGCAGCCAGGTGCTGGCACGGACAGACGCACACCCCAAGGGCTGCCCTGGCCTGCT ATGGACCTGCGGGCTCCGAACTCTGCCACATGCCTACTTCCCTATGGGTAATTACTATGGCAGTGGCATGTCACGCATCGTGGGTGGTGCAGATGCACTGCCAGGGGCCTGGCCTTGGATCGTCAGCATCCAGCACCCTTGGGTACGAGACCTGAAGCATCTGTGTGGAGGGTCCCTCATTGGCCACCAGTGGGTCCTCACAGCAGCCCACTGCTTCGACGAGGTCAC GGATATCACCTTGCTGTATGTGGTGATTGGAGCCACCCAGTTGACTCAGCCAGGCCCTGGGGCACAAGTGCGACATATCAATCAGGTGCTGATACACTCGTACTACAATTCAGAGAACTTGAGATATGATATTGCCCTCGTGGAACTGGACCGTCCTGTCCAGTGCAGCCCCTACATCCAGCTGGCCTGTGTGCCCGACGCCACACTGAGAGTGTCAGAACTGCAAGACTGCTGGATTGCTGGCTGGGGTTCCACTGTTAAAAGAG CTCCAAAAGCAAGCGATCGCCTGCAGGAGGCCAAGGTCCGACTCATCGATCTCCAGCTCTGCAACAGTAGCCGCTGGTATGCAGGGAAAATCCACCCCCACAACTTGTGTGCTGGTTACCCACAGGGCAAAATCGACTCCTGCCAG ggtgacagcGGTGGGCCTCTCATGTGCCAAGAGAAAAACAGCGACTACTGGTGGGTCATTGGAATAACCAGTTGGGGGaaaggctgtggcagagcaagGCGACCTGGAGTCTACACCTCCACTCAAGACTTCTATGATTGGATCCTGTACCTGATGAGCCTGAACCCAGAGGGAATTTCCTCTCCAACATCACGGGCATGTAGTCATTATTTGATCACTTCACACCCCTGGAGTCATTATATTACCACCCCACAACCCCCTCAGAAGCCATGGTCAAGACCGACCTCCTCTCTGAAACCAATGCCAGTGCCAACAACATTGGGCAAAGTTAACTCCTGCCCATTTCCCATCAACATTCTTGTGGAATTCTTTACTCAAGTGAGGAAACTCCTCCAGCAGATCTTTGGGCAAAGCACATCTTGA
- the LOC116993337 gene encoding acrosin-like: MGQPQFLASSQVLARTDAHPKGCPGLLGSCGFRAPVPAYTPTNYYYSNVYDYGLTRIVGGSNAREASWPWMVSIQHPYAQGNKHWCGGSLISSDWVLTAAHCFDKIDNISLVYVVIGATQLSRPGPGAVARTINKVVIHRDYKRIDFRYDIALMQLNQPVQCSSYIQLACVATPTLKVSELSNCWIAGWGQTTKRSAGKTDNLQEAKVRLIDVQLCNSTDWYAGEIHPYNLCAGYPEGNIDACKGDSGGPLMCQDNSADYWWVVGLTSFGNGCGRARQPGVYISTQHFYEWIDFNMRTQAVETAS, encoded by the exons ATGGGGCAGCCTCAGTTCCTTGCCAGCAGCCAGGTGCTGGCACGGACAGACGCACACCCCAAGGGCTGCCCTGGCCTGCT AGGGAGCTGCGGGTTCCGAGCTCCAGTACCTGCCTACACCCCCACGAATTATTACTACAGCAACGTTTATGACTACGGCTTGACACGTATTGTGGGAGGCTCAAATGCCAGGGAAGCATCCTGGCCATGGATGGTCAGCATCCAGCATCCTTATGCACAAGGCAATAAGCATTGGTGTGGAGGGTCTCTCATCTCTTCAGACTGGGTCCTCACAGCAGCCCATTGCTTCGACAAAATTGA CAACATCAGCCTGGTGTATGTGGTGATTGGAGCCACCCAGTTGTCTCGGCCAGGCCCTGGGGCTGTAGCACGCACTATCAACAAGGTGGTGATACACCGGGACTACAAGCGTATCGACTTCAGATACGATATCGCCCTGATGCAATTGAACCAACCTGTCCAGTGCAGCTCCTACATCCAGCTGGCCTGTGTGGCTACCCCCACTCTGAAAGTCTCAGAGCTCAGCAACTGCTGGATTGCTGGATGGGGACAAACTACTAAAAGAT ctgcaggTAAAACTGACAACCTGCAGGAGGCCAAGGTCCGGCTCATCGATGTCCAGCTCTGCAACAGCACTGACTGGTATGCAGGGGAAATCCACCCCTACAACTTGTGTGCTGGTTACCCAGAGGGCAACATTGACGCCTGCAAG ggtgacagcGGTGGGCCTCTCATGTGCCAGGACAACAGTGCTGACTACTGGTGGGTCGTTGGACTGACCAGCTTTGGAAatggctgtggcagagcaagGCAGCCTGGAGTCTACATCTCCACTCAACACTTCTATGAGTGGATCGATTTCAACATGCGTACACAAGCAGTTGAAACTGCTTCttga